A genomic window from Rhodococcus sp. KBS0724 includes:
- a CDS encoding rubredoxin: MNDYKLYQCAQCGFEYDEAQGWPDDGIEPGTRWDDIPDDWSCPDCGAAKSDFFMVEIERA; this comes from the coding sequence ATGAACGACTACAAGCTGTATCAGTGCGCGCAGTGCGGATTCGAGTACGACGAGGCGCAAGGCTGGCCCGACGACGGCATCGAGCCGGGCACTCGCTGGGACGATATTCCGGACGACTGGAGTTGCCCGGATTGCGGCGCGGCGAAAAGTGATTTCTTCATGGTGGAGATCGAACGGGCCTGA
- a CDS encoding alkane 1-monooxygenase — translation MSTHVGAQSDQISGEWRDKKRHLWLLGLVPPVAIFIAVGMVALFNNIGLGAVSPVWWWIGPLLVYVLLPILDIFFGPDGENPPDDVMERLENDKYYRYCTYIYIPFQLVSLVMACYLWSATDLSWLGIDGGLGLVSKIGVAITVGCVAGIGINTAHELGHKKDDLERWLSKITLAQSFYGHFYIEHNRGHHVRVATPEDPASSRFGESFWAFLPRSVWGSLRSSWELEKSRLDRLGKKPWTIRNDVLHSWLMSVVLFAVLTAVFGLSILPFLFLQAVFGFCLLETVNYLEHYGLKRTKLASGRYERAAPAHSWNSDHICTNIFLYHLQRHSDHHANPTRRYQTLRSMDGAPNLPSGYASMIMLAYVPPLWRKVMDPKVIAHYDGDITRVNIQPAKREKILARYGASA, via the coding sequence GTGTCGACACACGTGGGCGCACAATCCGATCAGATATCGGGGGAGTGGCGCGACAAGAAACGGCATCTCTGGCTGCTCGGCCTGGTTCCCCCGGTCGCGATTTTCATAGCAGTGGGAATGGTGGCTCTGTTCAACAACATCGGTCTCGGCGCGGTCTCGCCGGTGTGGTGGTGGATCGGACCGCTGCTGGTGTACGTGCTGCTGCCGATCCTCGATATCTTCTTCGGGCCGGATGGCGAGAACCCGCCGGACGACGTCATGGAAAGGCTCGAGAACGACAAGTACTACCGCTACTGCACGTACATCTACATTCCGTTCCAGCTGGTCAGCCTTGTCATGGCCTGCTACCTGTGGTCGGCGACGGACCTCTCGTGGCTCGGTATCGACGGCGGACTCGGATTGGTATCGAAGATCGGTGTGGCAATCACCGTCGGATGCGTTGCGGGCATCGGAATCAACACGGCGCACGAACTCGGCCACAAGAAAGACGATCTCGAACGATGGCTGTCCAAGATCACCCTGGCGCAGTCCTTCTACGGTCACTTCTACATCGAGCACAATCGCGGTCATCACGTCCGGGTGGCAACTCCGGAGGATCCCGCGTCCTCTCGATTCGGTGAGAGCTTCTGGGCCTTCTTGCCGCGCAGTGTGTGGGGATCCCTGCGATCGTCATGGGAACTCGAAAAGTCGCGGCTGGATCGATTGGGTAAGAAGCCGTGGACAATTCGCAACGACGTCCTGCATTCGTGGTTGATGTCGGTAGTGCTGTTCGCTGTGCTCACCGCAGTGTTCGGGCTGTCGATTCTGCCGTTCCTGTTCCTGCAGGCGGTCTTCGGCTTCTGCCTGCTCGAGACGGTCAACTATCTCGAGCATTACGGACTGAAGCGGACGAAGTTGGCCAGCGGCCGATACGAGCGTGCCGCTCCGGCACACAGCTGGAACAGTGATCACATCTGCACCAACATCTTCCTGTATCACCTGCAGCGTCACAGTGATCATCACGCCAACCCCACGCGCCGCTATCAGACGCTCCGCAGCATGGATGGTGCACCGAATCTTCCGAGTGGGTATGCCAGCATGATCATGCTGGCCTACGTACCACCGCTGTGGCGAAAAGTAATGGACCCCAAGGTCATTGCTCACTATGACGGTGATATCACCCGCGTCAATATCCAGCCGGCCAAGCGCGAGAAGATCCTCGCGCGGTACGGAGCGAGCGCATGA
- the lpqB gene encoding MtrAB system accessory lipoprotein LpqB produces MQRYRRGLLALGLSAVLLTGACASLPASSSPQAIGTLATAAPGTPVSPPASGREPDLLLRDFVKANTEPANRHLAARQYLTPEMSAKWDDAATAIIVDKVDTLSESRTDQEAVYTIRVNKVGRLEPGGIYVPEDGSYEAKMTLTLVDGEWRINDLPSGVIMERPAFLGAYQRKSLFFPDPSGQTMVPDLRWISGSQDQVTAQLVGLLIEGPKEALASAVRNELGTGVSVIGPITKADGRSGQVGVGLGGVRIDFRIDQSMDPETRGLFAAQIIWTLASADVAGPYVLLVDGAPLDAAHPEGWTTADVASTNPLATTGATVGLHALRDGSLVSVGEQGVTPVPGFAGTAGNLASVALSRDGKAVAAVADTANPDPAKRFSLSLGTYAEGAVPVLDAPVITRPTWELDNNTIWAAVNGNTVVRVVREPTSGRVSVMNVDVGALIPMGSNITELRLSRDGVRAAMIIDGKVYLAIVVRLPSGVFALTNPRAVAPGLGSTALSLDWSNSDTIVIARNNSDVPVVQVAIDGSRMDSLPRGNLTAPVVSVDASPTTEYVADARAVFQLNNNDPAGDRLWREVPGLTGQKAIPVLPG; encoded by the coding sequence ATGCAGCGATATCGCCGTGGTCTGTTGGCGCTGGGGCTGAGCGCGGTGCTCCTGACCGGCGCGTGTGCGAGTCTGCCGGCATCGTCGTCGCCGCAGGCGATCGGGACACTTGCCACTGCGGCACCGGGAACTCCCGTCTCGCCGCCGGCCTCGGGCCGTGAGCCCGATTTGTTGTTGCGGGACTTCGTGAAAGCGAACACCGAACCCGCGAACCGGCACCTGGCGGCCCGGCAGTACCTGACCCCCGAGATGTCCGCGAAATGGGACGACGCGGCGACGGCGATCATTGTCGACAAGGTCGACACACTGTCCGAATCGCGAACAGATCAGGAAGCGGTCTACACGATTCGCGTGAACAAGGTCGGGCGGCTCGAGCCCGGGGGAATTTACGTTCCCGAAGACGGCAGTTACGAAGCCAAGATGACGTTGACTCTGGTCGACGGTGAGTGGCGGATCAACGATCTTCCTTCGGGTGTGATCATGGAGCGTCCGGCGTTCCTCGGTGCGTATCAACGGAAGTCGTTGTTCTTCCCGGATCCCAGCGGTCAGACCATGGTTCCGGATCTGCGGTGGATATCGGGCTCCCAGGACCAGGTGACCGCTCAGTTGGTCGGCCTGTTGATCGAGGGGCCCAAGGAGGCGCTCGCGTCGGCTGTCCGCAACGAACTGGGCACGGGTGTCTCGGTGATCGGGCCCATCACGAAGGCCGACGGTCGATCCGGTCAGGTAGGTGTCGGTCTCGGCGGCGTCCGCATCGATTTCCGGATCGATCAGTCGATGGACCCCGAAACTCGCGGATTGTTTGCCGCGCAGATCATCTGGACATTGGCCAGCGCTGACGTCGCCGGACCCTACGTACTGCTGGTGGACGGGGCGCCCCTCGATGCTGCACATCCGGAAGGCTGGACAACTGCCGACGTCGCGTCCACGAATCCGTTGGCGACGACAGGTGCGACAGTCGGATTGCACGCCCTTCGTGACGGTTCACTGGTCAGTGTCGGCGAACAGGGCGTGACTCCGGTTCCCGGATTTGCCGGCACTGCCGGCAATCTTGCATCCGTTGCGCTCTCTCGCGACGGCAAGGCCGTAGCCGCAGTGGCGGATACCGCGAATCCTGATCCTGCAAAAAGGTTTTCGTTGTCGCTGGGCACCTATGCCGAAGGTGCTGTTCCGGTACTCGACGCGCCGGTGATCACCCGGCCGACGTGGGAACTCGACAACAACACCATTTGGGCGGCGGTCAACGGCAACACCGTCGTGCGCGTGGTTCGAGAGCCCACCAGCGGCCGGGTATCGGTCATGAACGTGGACGTGGGCGCATTGATCCCCATGGGATCGAACATCACCGAACTGCGCCTGTCCCGTGACGGAGTTCGAGCGGCGATGATCATCGACGGCAAGGTGTATCTGGCGATCGTGGTCCGCCTGCCCAGCGGAGTTTTCGCTTTGACCAATCCACGGGCTGTGGCTCCGGGATTGGGGAGCACGGCGCTCTCACTCGACTGGAGTAACAGCGACACCATCGTGATCGCACGCAACAACTCCGATGTCCCGGTTGTGCAAGTCGCGATCGACGGCTCTCGAATGGACTCGTTGCCCCGGGGCAATCTGACGGCGCCCGTGGTGTCCGTCGACGCGTCGCCGACCACCGAGTACGTTGCCGACGCCCGGGCGGTTTTCCAGTTGAACAACAACGATCCCGCGGGCGACAGGTTGTGGCGTGAGGTGCCTGGATTGACGGGGCAGAAGGCGATTCCGGTACTGCCAGGCTGA
- a CDS encoding ComF family protein has translation MGVGGFRTWSGLGGAALDLVLPRECGGCGRIGVRWCEECAATLRDHPIRLTPRVDPGAPAWALGPYSGPRRRSVIEIKERGRRDLAEPLGDAVAEALTHLVRWGELHHPTRRPLVLIPAPSRSRAARSRGGDPVRRIARAAREVLPTHCVEVHSALAMTRGVRDSVGLSAAARATNVAEKIAVTRAGVGLVNRHVDVVLLDDVLTTGATAAESIRALARIGIRTNLVLVIAGV, from the coding sequence ATGGGGGTCGGTGGATTTCGGACATGGAGCGGTCTCGGGGGAGCAGCGCTCGATCTGGTGTTGCCGCGTGAGTGCGGGGGATGCGGACGGATCGGCGTGCGCTGGTGTGAGGAGTGCGCCGCCACGCTTCGCGACCATCCGATCCGCCTCACACCTCGAGTCGATCCCGGCGCGCCGGCCTGGGCGCTCGGTCCATACAGTGGCCCCAGACGGCGCAGCGTGATCGAGATCAAGGAGCGGGGCCGACGCGACCTCGCTGAGCCACTGGGAGACGCTGTGGCCGAAGCGCTGACGCATCTGGTCCGGTGGGGTGAGCTCCACCATCCGACGCGTCGGCCTTTGGTCCTGATCCCGGCCCCGTCCCGTTCGCGCGCCGCCCGTTCACGCGGCGGTGATCCGGTCCGCCGCATTGCTCGTGCGGCCCGCGAGGTCCTGCCGACGCACTGTGTCGAAGTTCATTCGGCATTGGCCATGACACGTGGCGTCCGCGATTCCGTCGGCTTGTCCGCCGCTGCTCGGGCCACCAATGTGGCCGAGAAGATCGCGGTGACACGCGCGGGGGTCGGATTGGTGAATCGTCACGTCGACGTGGTACTACTCGACGACGTTCTGACGACGGGAGCGACTGCGGCAGAATCGATTCGGGCGCTCGCGAGGATTGGAATCCGGACAAATCTCGTGCTCGTGATCGCTGGCGTGTGA
- a CDS encoding TetR family transcriptional regulator: MMSTPTRLSQKEASRLLLRGAVLDSMRELLTERDWSEVSLTVLAKHAGVSRQTLYNEFGSRQGLAQAYALRLADGFVDAVDDAVAANEGRSVDALMSGFGAFFASSAMDPLVHSLLTGEAKPDLLRLITTDSAVIIDRASTRLSESFQRGWIQASAQDAGILARAIARLGLSYISMPPESGASVAEDLGALLGPFIDVARGARGTV; encoded by the coding sequence ATGATGTCGACGCCCACCCGCCTGTCGCAGAAAGAGGCGTCGCGATTGCTGCTGCGCGGGGCGGTGCTCGATTCGATGCGCGAATTGCTGACCGAGCGCGACTGGTCCGAGGTGAGTCTGACCGTTCTGGCCAAGCACGCGGGTGTCAGCCGGCAGACGCTCTACAACGAGTTCGGTTCGCGGCAAGGCCTGGCGCAGGCGTACGCACTGCGGCTGGCGGACGGGTTTGTCGACGCTGTGGACGACGCCGTTGCGGCAAACGAGGGACGCAGTGTCGATGCCCTGATGTCAGGGTTCGGGGCGTTTTTTGCCTCGAGTGCGATGGATCCATTGGTGCATTCGCTCCTGACGGGGGAGGCGAAACCCGATTTGTTGCGTTTGATCACAACGGACAGTGCCGTGATCATCGACCGGGCATCGACCCGGTTGTCGGAGAGCTTTCAGCGTGGATGGATTCAGGCGTCGGCCCAGGACGCGGGCATCCTGGCCAGGGCAATTGCGAGACTGGGGCTCAGTTACATCTCGATGCCGCCCGAGTCGGGGGCGTCGGTCGCGGAGGATCTTGGTGCGCTGCTCGGACCGTTCATCGATGTTGCCCGAGGTGCGCGCGGCACGGTATGA
- the mtrA gene encoding MtrAB system response regulator MtrA, which produces MKPRILVVDDDTALAEMLTIVLRGEGFDPYVVGDGTLALAAVRETRPDLVLLDLMLPGMNGIDVCRVLRADSGVPIVMLTAKTDTVDVGLGLESGADDYIMKPFKPKELVARVRARLRRTEEEPAELLSIADIVIDVPAHKVSRGGEQISLTPLEFDLLVALARKPRQVFTREVLLEQVWGYRHAADTRLVNVHVQRLRAKVETDPENPEVVLTVRGVGYKAGPP; this is translated from the coding sequence ATGAAACCAAGGATTCTGGTTGTCGACGACGACACGGCACTCGCCGAGATGCTCACGATCGTACTGCGGGGTGAGGGTTTTGATCCCTACGTGGTAGGCGACGGAACTCTTGCACTTGCGGCAGTGCGCGAGACTCGGCCCGACCTAGTCCTGCTCGACCTGATGCTGCCCGGCATGAACGGCATCGACGTATGTCGGGTCCTGCGTGCGGATTCCGGCGTTCCCATCGTGATGCTGACTGCAAAGACCGACACCGTGGACGTTGGCCTCGGCCTCGAGTCCGGCGCGGACGACTACATCATGAAGCCGTTCAAGCCCAAGGAACTGGTCGCCCGGGTTCGCGCTCGACTGCGTCGCACCGAGGAAGAACCGGCAGAACTGCTGAGTATTGCCGACATCGTGATCGACGTGCCGGCGCACAAGGTCAGTCGCGGCGGCGAGCAGATTTCGCTCACCCCGCTCGAATTCGATCTCCTCGTTGCTCTTGCGCGTAAGCCCCGACAGGTGTTCACCCGTGAGGTGCTCCTGGAACAGGTGTGGGGTTACCGCCACGCTGCTGACACCCGCCTGGTCAACGTCCACGTCCAGCGTCTGCGCGCCAAGGTCGAAACCGATCCCGAGAATCCCGAAGTGGTTTTGACGGTGAGGGGTGTCGGCTACAAGGCCGGACCGCCGTGA
- the mtrB gene encoding MtrAB system histidine kinase MtrB — MTGGVSRWRRRLNRWLTPFLRWCHSLSNTLAHTWRRSLQLRVVVSTLSLSLIVIVILGVVLTSQITDRLLEAKITAATEEMDRARGVVEDQLAGVDGSAALKDQLESAASSLTSRNQSGGQASGSAGTFDPALIVEQDGPRDPVYAGPADQIPENLREFVHNGQIAYQFATVSDPEGYSGPALIIGSPTASSISGLELYLVFPLASEDRSLSLVRSTLLIGGAVLLVLLAAISLLVARQVVLPIRSASRIAVRFADGRLKERMPVRGEDDMARLAMSFNEMAESLSKQITQLEEFGNLQKRFTSDVSHELRTPLTTVRMAADLIHDGSESLDPILRRSSELLVAELDRFEGLLADLLEISRHDAGVAELASEQLDVRMCARAAVSTVRHLARESGTELIVDMPDDPVIADVDPRRVERVLRNLLANAIDHGEGKPILLRLRADDDALAFIVRDSGVGLRPGEEKLVFNRFWRSDPSRVRRSGGTGLGLAISVEDANLHDGKLEAWGEPGVGACFRLTLPRVRGKKLVSSPLPLKPTTAKFVRTPSNADIVAEEVGEVTSSIPTPHDTESRTGSQGGERS; from the coding sequence GTGACCGGTGGCGTTTCTCGTTGGCGTCGCCGCCTCAATCGGTGGCTGACGCCTTTTCTGCGGTGGTGCCACTCACTGAGCAACACCCTCGCCCACACCTGGCGACGATCGCTGCAACTGCGGGTTGTCGTCTCGACGCTGTCGTTGTCGTTGATCGTGATCGTGATTCTCGGTGTTGTGCTCACGAGCCAGATCACCGACCGACTGCTCGAAGCGAAAATCACCGCCGCCACGGAGGAGATGGATCGCGCCAGAGGCGTCGTCGAAGATCAACTGGCCGGAGTCGACGGCAGTGCAGCGCTCAAAGACCAACTCGAGAGTGCGGCGTCAAGCTTGACGAGCCGCAATCAATCGGGCGGTCAAGCATCGGGTTCCGCGGGCACTTTCGATCCCGCGCTGATCGTCGAGCAAGACGGGCCCCGAGATCCGGTATATGCCGGACCGGCGGACCAGATCCCCGAAAACTTGCGTGAGTTCGTTCACAACGGCCAGATCGCTTACCAGTTCGCGACGGTCTCGGATCCGGAAGGCTACTCCGGTCCGGCCTTGATCATCGGCAGTCCCACAGCGTCGTCGATCTCGGGCCTCGAGTTGTATCTCGTGTTCCCGCTCGCCAGCGAGGATCGCAGCCTGTCGCTGGTCCGCAGCACCCTGTTGATCGGTGGCGCCGTCCTGCTGGTCCTGTTGGCCGCGATCTCGCTGCTCGTCGCGCGGCAGGTAGTGCTGCCGATCCGATCCGCGTCGAGGATCGCCGTGCGCTTCGCCGACGGCCGACTCAAGGAACGCATGCCGGTTCGCGGCGAGGACGACATGGCTCGTCTCGCAATGTCTTTCAACGAAATGGCCGAGAGCCTCTCGAAGCAGATCACCCAGCTGGAGGAATTCGGCAATCTGCAGAAACGCTTCACGTCCGATGTCAGCCACGAACTGCGCACCCCGCTCACTACGGTGCGAATGGCCGCGGACCTCATCCACGACGGCAGCGAGAGCCTCGATCCGATACTCCGACGCTCGTCGGAACTGCTTGTCGCCGAACTCGACCGATTCGAAGGTCTGCTGGCCGATCTGCTCGAGATTTCCCGGCACGACGCCGGCGTTGCGGAACTGGCGTCCGAGCAACTCGACGTCAGGATGTGTGCGCGCGCCGCGGTGTCCACTGTTCGCCACCTCGCCCGTGAATCCGGTACCGAATTGATAGTCGACATGCCAGACGATCCGGTCATCGCCGACGTCGATCCACGCCGAGTCGAACGGGTCCTGCGGAACCTCCTCGCCAACGCCATAGATCACGGGGAAGGTAAACCCATCCTGCTGCGCCTGCGAGCCGACGACGACGCTCTGGCCTTCATCGTTCGAGACAGTGGCGTCGGACTGCGTCCCGGCGAGGAGAAACTTGTGTTCAACCGTTTCTGGCGATCCGATCCGTCGCGGGTCCGTCGTAGCGGCGGCACGGGTCTGGGCTTGGCGATCAGCGTCGAGGACGCCAATCTGCACGACGGCAAACTCGAAGCCTGGGGTGAGCCAGGTGTCGGGGCGTGCTTCCGTCTGACATTGCCGCGAGTGCGCGGCAAGAAGCTGGTGTCCAGCCCGCTTCCGCTCAAGCCGACGACGGCCAAGTTCGTACGCACCCCGTCGAACGCGGACATCGTCGCCGAAGAGGTCGGGGAGGTCACGTCGTCGATTCCGACGCCGCACGACACCGAATCACGAACCGGCTCGCAAGGAGGTGAGCGTTCGTGA
- the hpf gene encoding ribosome hibernation-promoting factor, HPF/YfiA family, with product MTTPSQASFFIEDATTERSAQSAVPRSDIVVKGRNVEIPDHFRVYVSDKLARLEHFDPSIFHFDVELQHERNRRQSKNCQRVEITARGKGPVARAEAAADSFYAAFESVIDKLESRLRRTKDRKKVHYGDKRPLSVAEATASLVDADSLGVAPDISLNGQEPDEYDGPGRVVRTKDHPAEPMTIDDALYEMELVGHDFFLFHDKESDKPSVVYRRHAFDYGLIRLT from the coding sequence GTGACGACCCCTTCGCAAGCCTCGTTTTTCATCGAGGACGCCACCACCGAGCGTTCCGCGCAATCCGCTGTTCCGAGGTCCGACATCGTCGTCAAGGGACGCAATGTCGAGATACCCGATCACTTCCGAGTTTATGTTTCGGACAAGCTGGCGCGATTGGAACACTTCGACCCCTCCATATTCCACTTCGATGTGGAACTTCAGCACGAACGCAATCGACGTCAGTCCAAGAATTGCCAGCGAGTCGAGATCACTGCCCGCGGCAAAGGGCCGGTAGCGCGAGCAGAAGCCGCCGCGGACAGCTTCTACGCTGCATTCGAATCGGTGATCGACAAACTCGAGAGCCGCCTCCGTCGAACCAAGGACCGCAAGAAGGTCCATTACGGTGACAAGCGACCGCTGTCCGTCGCCGAGGCAACCGCCTCGCTCGTCGACGCAGACTCACTCGGTGTCGCACCCGATATTTCTCTGAACGGCCAAGAGCCGGACGAGTACGACGGCCCAGGACGCGTGGTCCGCACGAAGGATCACCCGGCAGAGCCGATGACGATCGACGACGCTCTCTACGAGATGGAACTGGTCGGTCACGACTTCTTCCTCTTCCACGACAAGGAGTCGGACAAGCCGTCCGTCGTCTACCGTCGGCACGCATTCGACTACGGGTTGATCCGCCTGACATGA
- a CDS encoding dTMP kinase, which translates to MGVLVALEGLDGAGKRTLIGKVVDELERSGTSIATLDFPRYGQSIHADLAAEALKGAHGDLAASVNAMAVLFALDRAGASSQISEMLSANDIVLLDRYVASNAAYNAARVHQGVDGEMVAWVRDLELSRLGLPVPDLQMYLDVPIALANERARSREVEDSTRERDAYERDGDLQIRTGELYSQLAATEWVSPWWVIGPDTDPSDLARKLADFA; encoded by the coding sequence GTGGGAGTACTCGTGGCGTTGGAAGGGCTCGACGGAGCCGGCAAGCGGACGTTGATCGGCAAGGTCGTCGACGAACTCGAGCGGAGCGGTACTTCGATCGCCACACTCGATTTTCCCCGCTACGGTCAGTCGATCCATGCGGACCTTGCCGCAGAGGCGCTCAAGGGTGCTCACGGCGACCTCGCCGCTTCGGTGAACGCGATGGCGGTGCTGTTCGCTCTTGATCGGGCCGGCGCTTCGTCGCAGATCTCGGAAATGTTGAGCGCCAACGACATTGTCCTACTCGATCGCTACGTTGCGTCCAATGCCGCGTACAACGCGGCGCGCGTGCATCAGGGCGTCGACGGCGAGATGGTGGCGTGGGTTCGCGATCTGGAACTGAGTCGCCTCGGCCTCCCGGTACCTGATCTCCAGATGTACCTCGACGTACCGATCGCGCTCGCGAACGAGCGTGCTCGCAGTCGTGAGGTGGAAGATTCGACTCGCGAGCGTGATGCTTACGAGCGCGACGGAGACCTGCAGATCCGAACCGGCGAACTGTACTCACAGCTGGCGGCAACCGAGTGGGTGTCGCCGTGGTGGGTCATTGGTCCCGATACGGACCCGTCGGATCTTGCCCGCAAACTGGCCGATTTCGCGTGA
- the ahcY gene encoding adenosylhomocysteinase, translating to MTTSVSTTPVADNRNGVDFKVADLSLAEFGRKEIRLAEHEMPGLMALRREYAEVLPLKGARVSGSLHMTIQTAVLIETLTALGAEVRWASCNIFSTQDHAAAAIVVGPHGTPEEPKGVPVFAWKGETLEEYWWAAEQMLTWPGEPANMILDDGGDATMLVLKGAQFEKAGVVPPTDDDQDSDEYKVFLALLRQSLESDKGKWTAIAESVQGVTEETTTGVLRLYQVAAAGELTFPAINVNDSVTKSKFDNKYGTRHSLLDGINRGTDVLIGGKAALVCGYGDVGKGCAEALRGQGARVAVTEVDPINALQALMDGFEVKTVEQAIGWADIVITSTGNKDIITFEHMKAMKHQAILGNIGHFDNEIDMAGLEKSGDVTRINIKPQVDEFTFADGHSIIVLSEGRLLNLGNATGHPSFVMSNSFSNQVIAQIELWTKPEEYDNEVYRLPKHLDEKVAKIHVEALGGTLTKLTKEQAEYIGVDVEGPYKPEHYRY from the coding sequence ATGACGACCTCAGTTTCAACAACACCCGTGGCCGACAACCGTAACGGTGTCGACTTCAAAGTTGCAGATCTTTCGCTCGCGGAATTCGGTCGCAAGGAAATTCGACTCGCCGAGCACGAGATGCCGGGTCTCATGGCACTTCGCCGTGAATATGCAGAGGTCTTGCCGCTCAAGGGCGCTCGCGTTTCCGGTTCGCTCCACATGACCATTCAGACTGCGGTGCTGATCGAGACGCTGACCGCGCTCGGCGCCGAGGTCCGCTGGGCTTCATGCAACATCTTCTCCACGCAGGATCACGCTGCCGCGGCTATCGTCGTCGGTCCGCACGGCACCCCGGAAGAGCCCAAGGGCGTTCCGGTTTTCGCCTGGAAGGGTGAAACCCTCGAAGAGTACTGGTGGGCAGCCGAGCAGATGCTGACCTGGCCGGGTGAGCCTGCCAACATGATTCTCGACGATGGCGGCGACGCCACCATGCTGGTGCTCAAGGGCGCACAGTTCGAGAAGGCCGGCGTCGTCCCGCCGACGGACGACGACCAGGATTCCGACGAGTACAAGGTCTTCCTTGCACTTCTGCGTCAGTCCCTCGAGTCCGACAAGGGAAAGTGGACGGCAATCGCCGAGTCCGTCCAGGGCGTCACCGAGGAGACCACCACGGGCGTTCTGCGCCTGTACCAGGTTGCCGCTGCCGGTGAACTCACGTTCCCCGCTATCAACGTCAACGACTCGGTCACCAAGAGCAAGTTCGACAACAAGTACGGCACGCGCCACTCGCTGCTCGACGGCATCAACCGCGGCACCGACGTTCTGATCGGCGGCAAGGCTGCGCTGGTCTGCGGTTACGGAGACGTCGGCAAGGGTTGTGCCGAGGCACTTCGCGGCCAGGGCGCTCGCGTCGCGGTCACCGAGGTCGACCCGATCAACGCCCTTCAGGCACTGATGGACGGCTTCGAGGTCAAGACCGTCGAGCAGGCCATCGGCTGGGCCGACATCGTGATCACGTCCACCGGTAACAAGGACATCATCACGTTCGAGCACATGAAGGCCATGAAGCACCAGGCCATCCTGGGCAACATCGGTCACTTCGACAACGAGATCGACATGGCCGGCCTCGAGAAGTCGGGCGACGTCACGCGGATCAACATCAAGCCGCAGGTCGACGAATTCACGTTCGCCGACGGTCACTCGATCATCGTGCTGTCCGAGGGTCGTCTGCTCAACCTCGGCAACGCGACGGGCCACCCGTCGTTCGTGATGAGCAACAGCTTCTCCAACCAGGTCATCGCGCAGATCGAACTGTGGACCAAGCCGGAGGAGTACGACAACGAGGTTTACCGCCTCCCGAAGCACCTCGACGAGAAGGTCGCGAAGATCCACGTCGAGGCACTCGGTGGCACGCTGACCAAGCTCACCAAGGAGCAGGCAGAGTACATCGGCGTCGACGTCGAAGGCCCGTACAAGCCCGAGCACTACCGCTACTGA
- a CDS encoding rubredoxin: MSAYKCPVCEYVYDEVKGAPREGFPAGTPWEAVHDDWCCPDCGVREKLDFEAVPAMTGE; encoded by the coding sequence ATGAGTGCCTACAAATGCCCAGTGTGTGAGTACGTCTACGACGAGGTGAAGGGCGCTCCGCGAGAAGGGTTTCCGGCAGGAACGCCGTGGGAAGCGGTCCACGACGACTGGTGCTGTCCGGATTGTGGCGTTCGAGAAAAATTGGACTTCGAAGCTGTTCCGGCAATGACAGGGGAGTGA